The Ostrinia nubilalis chromosome 15, ilOstNubi1.1, whole genome shotgun sequence region CCTTGTATGAGTTAGGAGCTGCGCCTAAGATGCGACGAGCAGCCATTTCGTAGGAGCGGTGGTAGTGGGTAGGTCCAACCTTCTCGTACAGGTCGGGGTTCGATTGCCAGAAGTTGCCGACGAAGTTGATCGCCTTGGAGTTGTAAAAGTCCACCTTTTGGttgtactaaaataaaataaaataatcattattGGTGTCATAGCGTAAAGTCATtaacataaaatttattttcattgtattttTCAATACTTACAGCCTTGAACTGGCCCATCTCCAGATAGTTCATGAAGATGTCTTCGTAGTTGCGAACAAAGCGCAGGTCGTCAAAGTTCTTCTCAGTCTGCATGTAGTAGTAGTTGGGCCTCTGCACGAAGGGGTAGTAGTTGGTGGTCATGAACGGGTAGTAACCGTATTTGAATGGCTGGTACCAAGAGAAAGTGGGGATCTCGCCCAAGCCGTTTGAAAGTCGCTCCAGGTAGTAACGGGCCAAGAGTTGTTGGTAGAAGTAGTAGTAGTACTCTCCACGCCTCTCCTTGAAAAGGCCGTAAGTCAGTTTGTCTCCATGTTCCCAGAAAGGCATGATGGAGTGGAAGTAGCTGTAGAAAGTGTTCCAGCCAATGTCCTCAGTGAAGTAAGCGAGTTTGTATTCCTCGTGGTTGTATGTGTGGTAGTCGGAGTAATTGGCGTAGTAGAAGTAGTAGTCACCTGAGGCCTCCTCGATTCCGTACTGCTCGAAGGTTTCGAATGGAGGTCCACGCATTTTGCTGTAGAACATCTTTGAGAAGGATTCGGTGTTGGTGTAGAATTCAGGCAAGATTTCGTAGAAGGCTGGGAAGACCAGGTCCTTAGTGTCCGGGCGCTGGACAAGGGCGATGTAGAAGGTGTAAGCGAAGAGGCCTTCGTTGACGTGGACGCGAGCCAAGGCAGCGGTCTTGTAGAAGGTTTCGAAGTCCTTGGCGTAGTAGAACACGTCGTACAGAGCCATCGCTTCAGCCTTCATCTTGTCATCAAAGATTGAGAAAAGGTAGGTCTTGGGAACGAAACCTTGTTGGTACATCTTGTAAAATTTCTCAACGACATCatgtttctgaaattaaaaacGATCTCGTTATGATTTGAAATGGAATTACCTATTAATTTAGTTTATCATAAGATACATACGAGTAAGTATgccagaataataataagtataccCATAACATAGTACGAAGACACCTACCTCGTAGTTGGCGATGTTGGCCATGATGTTGTAGTCCTTGCCAACTGCGTAGTACCCCGCATTCTTGTTCACTTGGGTGATAGCTTCGAAAAGCTCCAAGACTTTGTACTGCTTCACCTTGGTCGCAGGCTCAACTGTAACAATGgaaatgattttttaaatacttatacgccattatttaagtctggtagcaaaaccgaccctggcaattatagacccatttctatcttgcccgctttgagcaagatttttgaaaaaatcatacaggagcaacttatgattcactttggctctaaaaaactatttcatagtgaacaatatggttttaccaagggtcgttccaccaccgatgccggggttgcactacttaaacatatcttcaaggcttgggagaattctcaaaatgcactaggggtcttctgtgatctctcaaaagcttttgactgcgtggaacatcaaacgctaattcgcaaactgcactattatggggtaaaggactcggctttggatttaatacaatcctatttaaactttagagttcaaaaagttgacataaatggtgttttgtcttctgggtcacctgtgaaaatgggagttccgcaagggtccattctgggtccattattgtttcttatatacattaatgatctaccatattttgttgaggactcttgcgaaatcgtgttatttgctgatgacacatctttaatttttaatattgatagaagtaaaaatatctttgactatgtaaataatgcactaacaagagttttaagttggttcactacaaataatttacaactgaatgcaaagaaaacaaaatgtatcaaattctctttgcctaacgtaaaaacagttagtacccaaatagaacttaataataatgcaatcgatctggtagactctagtgTATTTCTGgaaattaccctggattcaaaactccagtggggcccccaaaTAGAAACTCTGgagggaaagctcagctcagcggcttttgcaataaaaaggatacggtcattaaccgatgtttcaacagctcgcttagtctactttagctactttcatagcctaatgtcatatctatggggcaaagctgcagattttggaacaatatttattttgcaaaaacgtgcgataagatacttgtataaaatgaaagaaagagcgtcccttagagaattgtttaaagaaattggcattctcacggccgcttcacaatacatcttagactgtattctatttattcaacaaaattacattccctctaatatggtcgattGAAGCGATgtctggttcactcgtcatgtctgtgaacagcgCTGCTTTCGTTGACTGgacaatccaagttattcaaatttatgtatgcgagtcatttctactagtatcttaatctgtaagtctagatattaacacgtcactaccttgtttaatataccatgcaattttgtatacccattcttataagatacaccatacaagaatgcatggtaaattcagtgaactgctcctgaatcgaatgtagctactactgctatttctatttatttatattaaccggcagacagtggtgactgagtttgttgcggcgcttcttctcagcacttgccaaatgttggtctcgaagcgctggtagggtaaaaagattataagacatgtagaggctccttaagagcaaaatgacgatttgtaagaactatttattagtctaaacaaataaagaaattttgacttttgacttttacttttagatttttcatacaaaaggattttcccgctaattcccgttcccttgggaattcctaagtatactataacctgcccaggagtatgaagaataattgtaccaagtttcgttaaaatccgtcgagtagtttttgtttctataaggaacatacagacggacagacagacagacagacagacagacaaaaattttactgattgcatttttggcatcagtatcgatcactaatcaatcaccctctgatagttattttgaaaatatatttcatatacagaattgacctctctacagatttattataagtatagattgtttattgaataaatgataataaaacagtaatttaaaaagtattaaacatggaaataaaattttcttacCTGAGTAAGTTTTGACCTGAGTGTTGAATACGGATACGGGGACGGTCCCGGCAACAGCCAGGGCCACCAGAGACGCCAGAACGACGACAGCTGTTCTCATCTTGCCAGTGAGGGGAGACAACTGTGCCTCCTCTGTGCTCCCGGGCAGTATTTATACGATCTTGCCCCCTTATCTTGTAGGCTGCTTGCTGCCTACTAGCCTAATCAGTCCGAACGTAATCGCTTATTGTTGTATTACGGCCTGCAAATAATTCGGTATAGCTTGTGTTGATAAACACACGAATCATAGACGTGATATCTAGATAAGTTTAGCTTTATATTGTAATTTAAACACACTGTTAATTTATCATTTATACATTCGGACCTTTCTTTCATCGTAATAGCTTTAGTCGATTCGCACGAAATTCGTTCGCAtgaatgtgcgaaacgtcccccctctcaaaaataatattgttttagttGGCGTTTCGCTCGGatgtattaaaatcgcgtgcgaatcgactcctTCGACGTAGTATGCGATTCGCCCACTAAATAAAATGTGCAAATAAGAAATCAAAGTACAGTCCAAATATAATTCCATAAAATATAGGTGTGCGCGAAAAGCGTACTATAATTTTTTGGATAGGTAGGTCGATTGGCACGCGATTAAAATACATCCGGGCGAGTTTTAGCTCTACTAAAAAGGAAAAGGAGAGTAAACTTGAGGAAAAGCTGCTTTTCCCACGGCCAGTCGTAtgtggcatgctggaagcttaGTGATTCCAGCACCCAtaggaaaataaaaagaaatgtttacaaataaatatgcggtaagtgtagttttcgatttcgttataaaaaaatgatacccccgagtaactttcaccggatcaaaggccgagctacATGTccataaaacaacatattttcatgattatttaacctttaagatttgtatattttatacgtattcaaacatttagatatgagaacgttttcgaaaTTCTACGCGGTCGAAgtcgcaggcaaaagctagtaaatagaatagaatagaatagaatattgtttatttaataaacaaaataccgTTTTAGTGTgttattaaggcgattagagtcctcaatgaccttgggcgtttgaccttcacgccacgcgcaacacccgcgtaccccgcacgaaaactccgatttgacactgatcaaaaatacacgggcataagtagatacagaatagaagctctttcttcatacattactgcctattattttaaacttgaattgatgaaccttgatgtcggtttCATTTAAATCAGGCgtgaaggtatttaataaaattaacaaaatccatgaacattttgtacgggataaatttttttattatatttattttttttgtaaattttctaatatttttgtcggttcagccgttctcgaattttgaacaaacccgactttattacaaacTGTTATTAAGCTTGTAATTAATGATTTATGTAAGTaactacataaatgtttgttcgggtggaatcttgtgtaatgattttagaatttatattgtattttatacgattattggttacttttaaatagttattgcaacaattttagtatttgtattgtattttagaagaacccaaaaacccattattaaattaaaatactttatttgattacttcctaggcattttgcagacattagaatgattttagaatttattttgtattacatccaattatttcatatttattatttaatttaattattttagatttttattgtatacatttaagtattttaaaaattaaaaaacagctaattatgaaataagtattgcatttgactagttccggggcatgccgtcgataagtcgttttgaacctgtcgactttcactgatggaaggggaagttaccttatcgctggcatgccgctggacagtcagttcgatttgagcgttcgaagcgagaggtactattaggttgacgtcataatgtcgaaattgtgtaaatcagtggtgctgaaatacaagttaaacaacctacaagtgtgtttcatttcacttgcaagctgaattaattACATTCCTGACGACAACCTACAGTTGTTGTGTTCCCAGCGGTTCCATAGCGCTGTTAACatcgaaaatgcactgcctgaaagaatcacacaacctattccgactaCACATGACTAGCTGCGCTAATGAATCGCTGgaaaggggtatctttgttcaacaattacgtcaaaactaatgaatttacatttgttttgtagaatagctcaaatactaatacataatacaatgcaaagaaaatatactttaacgacctggttttacTTGTGTTGGAagaaaactgaaaaagaagtgaaaaaagtcatgtttctTTCTAATTAAATCTATTCTTACTCCCTCAAAATGTATTcaaaacttgtgtctgtttctacttctgctaatagataattttattggctatcgcatgatataaaatttttgcttattagtgttaagctacccacgctatcacttgtttttgaaggaagaggtgaaaacttaaaattcaaaacttaaatccttgtaattttgcgagaaatgggtcaagcccctaatttaaagtattttcatcgacaTGGGAGCCTATGTCCAGTCCACCTAGGATTTCCTTTCCACTACGGCCGCTTCTGCACCGCGCTTACCCCGCCGCCCTATAGAgaacgtcggtccaccttgtggaagGCTTAACGTCGTCTTTTAGTCCATTTTCGCCACGCCAGAACTTTTCtactctaaagcctggtccgtgagcacgtagaatcccgtccaatgaccccaagctacccatccttatcgctcgcgcgtaattatattgctgtcgcgactgtgcgacgcgcgcccgcagtgagtgtgcgagcgcgacagcaacataattacgtgcgagcgacaaggatgggcagcttggggtcattggacgggattctacgtgctcacggaccaggctttaaccaTAATAAATCCAAATAATGTATTCGTTTGTTTGGCCAGATATTACCTGTAGCCTTagtcacgtaacaaaacttcaacgacaacaaaacactaaggctgagttgcaccaacttatttttaccgtaatataattaaggAAGTTGAAAAGAAAATGGACAAACTGGAAAGGGAGCGGCAAACTACTCAGACGCAAATTACGGAGCTTGAGGAGAAAAACGACAGTTTAGAAAGAATAATAAGGAAGACAAGTGTTGAAATAAGAGGAGTCCCAAAAGGAAAAAAGGAGGACAAACAAGATATGCTCAGCATGGTGAACAATCTCATGACAACTATCGAGCTAGAATTTTTGCCAAGCGACATCAAGGATATCTTTCGCCTACCATCGAGGGAGACGGCTACAACATCATCTATAGTCCTTGAATTCTCCAATACTTTTATTAAAGAAAAGTTTCTGAAGAGCACTAGGAAATACAACTCGTTTCACAAACCAAGCCAGCTTAAGTCTTCCCACCTTGGCCTCACAGGCACTGATGCTTCCCTGTTTTTCTCGGAATACCTGACAACCAAAGCCAAGAGACTGCACTTTCTCGCCCGAGATTTTGCCCAGAGCGAAAACTTTCGCTTCTGCTGGGTATCACATGGTCGAATATTTCTACGAAGAAAGGAGGGCGACAGACATATACTCGTCAAAAACGAAAACACCCTTCAACAACTCAGAGCAACTACTGAAAGGGAAAAgcatgaaaaataattttgttattttagttaataagtTTTTGTCATTATTACTACTCTACTTCTCTGTTAGCTATGTTACTAATATAACACACTCATTCACAAAACTTACTTTAGTTCGCCGAAGAACCCTAAACACACACCAACACACACATACAAACGTACCACCACATATCAAAACCATTAATTACTCTAGCAGTACCTACGAAAAGATCTGGCCAGTATGTTACTCTGCCAAGATTAAAATAACTAGTCCCTTGTACTTTTTTCTACTATTGCAATGTCTAGACAACACAATCTTATCAGCGACATAGATAACACAGATATTTACCACAGTGTAAAACATAACC contains the following coding sequences:
- the LOC135078844 gene encoding arylphorin subunit alpha-like; this translates as MRTAVVVLASLVALAVAGTVPVSVFNTQVKTYSVEPATKVKQYKVLELFEAITQVNKNAGYYAVGKDYNIMANIANYEKHDVVEKFYKMYQQGFVPKTYLFSIFDDKMKAEAMALYDVFYYAKDFETFYKTAALARVHVNEGLFAYTFYIALVQRPDTKDLVFPAFYEILPEFYTNTESFSKMFYSKMRGPPFETFEQYGIEEASGDYYFYYANYSDYHTYNHEEYKLAYFTEDIGWNTFYSYFHSIMPFWEHGDKLTYGLFKERRGEYYYYFYQQLLARYYLERLSNGLGEIPTFSWYQPFKYGYYPFMTTNYYPFVQRPNYYYMQTEKNFDDLRFVRNYEDIFMNYLEMGQFKAYNQKVDFYNSKAINFVGNFWQSNPDLYEKVGPTHYHRSYEMAARRILGAAPNSYKDYSFVPTALDFYQTSLRDPAFYQIYNKILSFIFKYKQFLQPYTQDTLHYVGVKVNNVEISKLTTFFELHPFNASNTVIFSDSELVSPKKSFMVLQPRLNNEDFTVKINVKSDIEEQATFKVFVGPKYDGKGLPINFEDNWMNFVQVDWFHHKLTKGENVIERSSEDFFHFKQDSLSIEEIYKLLDQNKLPVDMNESYDELPKRLMLPRGTESGFPVQFFVFVYPTKALPKELEEFKDVLLDDRAFGYPLDRPVSPYFMQPNMYVEDAEIYHKGPEFPYSYDSVIHTNEVIKH